One Choloepus didactylus isolate mChoDid1 chromosome 8, mChoDid1.pri, whole genome shotgun sequence DNA window includes the following coding sequences:
- the ING4 gene encoding inhibitor of growth protein 4 isoform X3, giving the protein MAAGMYLEHYLDSIENLPFELQRNFQLMRDLDQRTEDLKAEIDKLATEYMSSARSLSSEEKLALLKQIQEAYGKCKEFGDDKVQLAMQTYEMVDKHIRRLDTDLARFEADLKEKQIESSDYDSSSSKEGRTQKEKKAARARSKGKNSDEEAPKAAQKKLKLVRTSPEFGMPSVTFGSVHPSDVLDMPVDPNEPTYCLCHQVSYGEMIGCDNPDVRTSLPQEGVLGEHCSIEWFHFACVGLTTKPRGKWFCPRCSQERKKK; this is encoded by the exons ATGGCTGCGGGGATGTATTTGGAACATTATCTGGACA GTATCGAAAACCTCCCCTTTGAGTTGCAGAGGAACTTTCAGCTCATGAGGGACCTAGATCAAAGAACAGAAG ACCTGAAGGCTGAAATTGACAAGTTGGCCACTGAGTATATGAGTAGCGCCCGCAGCCTGAGCTCCGAGGAAAAATTGGCCCTTCTCAAACAGATCCAGGAAGCCTATGGCAAGTGCAAGGAATTTGGTGACGACAAGGTGCAGCTTGCCATGCAGACCTATGAGATG GTGGACAAACACATTCGGCGACTGGACACAGACCTGGCCCGTTTTGAGGCTGATCTGAAGGAGAAACAGATTGAGTCAAGTGACTATGACAGCTCCTCCAGCAAAG AAGGCCGGActcaaaaagagaagaaagctgCCCGTGCTCGTTCCAAAGGGAAAAACTCAGATGAAGAAGCCCCCAAGGCTGCCCAGAAGAAGTTAAAACTTGTGCGCAC AAGTCCTGAGTTTGGGATGCCCTCAGTGACCTTTGGCAGTGTCCACCCCTCTGATGTGTTGGATATGCCTGTGGACCCCAATGAGCCCACCTACTGCCTTTGTCACCAGGTCTCCTATGGAGAGATGATTGGCTGTGACAACCCCGATGTGAGAACCAGTTTGCCTCAGGAAGGGGTTCTTGGGGAGCAT TGTTCCATCGAGTGGTTCCACTTTGCCTGTGTGGGGCTGACAACCAAGCCTCGAGGGAAATG GTTTTGCCCACGCTGCTCCCAAGAAcggaagaagaaatag
- the ING4 gene encoding inhibitor of growth protein 4 isoform X4 has protein sequence MAAGMYLEHYLDSIENLPFELQRNFQLMRDLDQRTEDLKAEIDKLATEYMSSARSLSSEEKLALLKQIQEAYGKCKEFGDDKVQLAMQTYEMVDKHIRRLDTDLARFEADLKEKQIESSDYDSSSSKGRTQKEKKAARARSKGKNSDEEAPKAAQKKLKLVRTSPEFGMPSVTFGSVHPSDVLDMPVDPNEPTYCLCHQVSYGEMIGCDNPDVRTSLPQEGVLGEHCSIEWFHFACVGLTTKPRGKWFCPRCSQERKKK, from the exons ATGGCTGCGGGGATGTATTTGGAACATTATCTGGACA GTATCGAAAACCTCCCCTTTGAGTTGCAGAGGAACTTTCAGCTCATGAGGGACCTAGATCAAAGAACAGAAG ACCTGAAGGCTGAAATTGACAAGTTGGCCACTGAGTATATGAGTAGCGCCCGCAGCCTGAGCTCCGAGGAAAAATTGGCCCTTCTCAAACAGATCCAGGAAGCCTATGGCAAGTGCAAGGAATTTGGTGACGACAAGGTGCAGCTTGCCATGCAGACCTATGAGATG GTGGACAAACACATTCGGCGACTGGACACAGACCTGGCCCGTTTTGAGGCTGATCTGAAGGAGAAACAGATTGAGTCAAGTGACTATGACAGCTCCTCCAGCAAAG GCCGGActcaaaaagagaagaaagctgCCCGTGCTCGTTCCAAAGGGAAAAACTCAGATGAAGAAGCCCCCAAGGCTGCCCAGAAGAAGTTAAAACTTGTGCGCAC AAGTCCTGAGTTTGGGATGCCCTCAGTGACCTTTGGCAGTGTCCACCCCTCTGATGTGTTGGATATGCCTGTGGACCCCAATGAGCCCACCTACTGCCTTTGTCACCAGGTCTCCTATGGAGAGATGATTGGCTGTGACAACCCCGATGTGAGAACCAGTTTGCCTCAGGAAGGGGTTCTTGGGGAGCAT TGTTCCATCGAGTGGTTCCACTTTGCCTGTGTGGGGCTGACAACCAAGCCTCGAGGGAAATG GTTTTGCCCACGCTGCTCCCAAGAAcggaagaagaaatag
- the ING4 gene encoding inhibitor of growth protein 4 isoform X1, whose amino-acid sequence MAAGMYLEHYLDSIENLPFELQRNFQLMRDLDQRTEDLKAEIDKLATEYMSSARSLSSEEKLALLKQIQEAYGKCKEFGDDKVQLAMQTYEMVDKHIRRLDTDLARFEADLKEKQIESSDYDSSSSKGKKKGRTQKEKKAARARSKGKNSDEEAPKAAQKKLKLVRTSPEFGMPSVTFGSVHPSDVLDMPVDPNEPTYCLCHQVSYGEMIGCDNPDVRTSLPQEGVLGEHCSIEWFHFACVGLTTKPRGKWFCPRCSQERKKK is encoded by the exons ATGGCTGCGGGGATGTATTTGGAACATTATCTGGACA GTATCGAAAACCTCCCCTTTGAGTTGCAGAGGAACTTTCAGCTCATGAGGGACCTAGATCAAAGAACAGAAG ACCTGAAGGCTGAAATTGACAAGTTGGCCACTGAGTATATGAGTAGCGCCCGCAGCCTGAGCTCCGAGGAAAAATTGGCCCTTCTCAAACAGATCCAGGAAGCCTATGGCAAGTGCAAGGAATTTGGTGACGACAAGGTGCAGCTTGCCATGCAGACCTATGAGATG GTGGACAAACACATTCGGCGACTGGACACAGACCTGGCCCGTTTTGAGGCTGATCTGAAGGAGAAACAGATTGAGTCAAGTGACTATGACAGCTCCTCCAGCAAAGGCAAAAAGA AAGGCCGGActcaaaaagagaagaaagctgCCCGTGCTCGTTCCAAAGGGAAAAACTCAGATGAAGAAGCCCCCAAGGCTGCCCAGAAGAAGTTAAAACTTGTGCGCAC AAGTCCTGAGTTTGGGATGCCCTCAGTGACCTTTGGCAGTGTCCACCCCTCTGATGTGTTGGATATGCCTGTGGACCCCAATGAGCCCACCTACTGCCTTTGTCACCAGGTCTCCTATGGAGAGATGATTGGCTGTGACAACCCCGATGTGAGAACCAGTTTGCCTCAGGAAGGGGTTCTTGGGGAGCAT TGTTCCATCGAGTGGTTCCACTTTGCCTGTGTGGGGCTGACAACCAAGCCTCGAGGGAAATG GTTTTGCCCACGCTGCTCCCAAGAAcggaagaagaaatag
- the ING4 gene encoding inhibitor of growth protein 4 isoform X2 — translation MAAGMYLEHYLDSIENLPFELQRNFQLMRDLDQRTEDLKAEIDKLATEYMSSARSLSSEEKLALLKQIQEAYGKCKEFGDDKVQLAMQTYEMVDKHIRRLDTDLARFEADLKEKQIESSDYDSSSSKGKKSRTQKEKKAARARSKGKNSDEEAPKAAQKKLKLVRTSPEFGMPSVTFGSVHPSDVLDMPVDPNEPTYCLCHQVSYGEMIGCDNPDVRTSLPQEGVLGEHCSIEWFHFACVGLTTKPRGKWFCPRCSQERKKK, via the exons ATGGCTGCGGGGATGTATTTGGAACATTATCTGGACA GTATCGAAAACCTCCCCTTTGAGTTGCAGAGGAACTTTCAGCTCATGAGGGACCTAGATCAAAGAACAGAAG ACCTGAAGGCTGAAATTGACAAGTTGGCCACTGAGTATATGAGTAGCGCCCGCAGCCTGAGCTCCGAGGAAAAATTGGCCCTTCTCAAACAGATCCAGGAAGCCTATGGCAAGTGCAAGGAATTTGGTGACGACAAGGTGCAGCTTGCCATGCAGACCTATGAGATG GTGGACAAACACATTCGGCGACTGGACACAGACCTGGCCCGTTTTGAGGCTGATCTGAAGGAGAAACAGATTGAGTCAAGTGACTATGACAGCTCCTCCAGCAAAGGCAAAAAGA GCCGGActcaaaaagagaagaaagctgCCCGTGCTCGTTCCAAAGGGAAAAACTCAGATGAAGAAGCCCCCAAGGCTGCCCAGAAGAAGTTAAAACTTGTGCGCAC AAGTCCTGAGTTTGGGATGCCCTCAGTGACCTTTGGCAGTGTCCACCCCTCTGATGTGTTGGATATGCCTGTGGACCCCAATGAGCCCACCTACTGCCTTTGTCACCAGGTCTCCTATGGAGAGATGATTGGCTGTGACAACCCCGATGTGAGAACCAGTTTGCCTCAGGAAGGGGTTCTTGGGGAGCAT TGTTCCATCGAGTGGTTCCACTTTGCCTGTGTGGGGCTGACAACCAAGCCTCGAGGGAAATG GTTTTGCCCACGCTGCTCCCAAGAAcggaagaagaaatag
- the ING4 gene encoding inhibitor of growth protein 4 isoform X11 produces MAAGMYLEHYLDSIENLPFELQRNFQLMRDLDQRTEDLKAEIDKLATEYMSSARSLSSEEKLALLKQIQEAYGKCKEFGDDKVQLAMQTYEMVDKHIRRLDTDLARFEADLKEKQIESSDYDSSSSKGKKKGRTQKEKKAARARSKGKNSDEEAPKAAQKKLKLVRTVPSSGSTLPVWG; encoded by the exons ATGGCTGCGGGGATGTATTTGGAACATTATCTGGACA GTATCGAAAACCTCCCCTTTGAGTTGCAGAGGAACTTTCAGCTCATGAGGGACCTAGATCAAAGAACAGAAG ACCTGAAGGCTGAAATTGACAAGTTGGCCACTGAGTATATGAGTAGCGCCCGCAGCCTGAGCTCCGAGGAAAAATTGGCCCTTCTCAAACAGATCCAGGAAGCCTATGGCAAGTGCAAGGAATTTGGTGACGACAAGGTGCAGCTTGCCATGCAGACCTATGAGATG GTGGACAAACACATTCGGCGACTGGACACAGACCTGGCCCGTTTTGAGGCTGATCTGAAGGAGAAACAGATTGAGTCAAGTGACTATGACAGCTCCTCCAGCAAAGGCAAAAAGA AAGGCCGGActcaaaaagagaagaaagctgCCCGTGCTCGTTCCAAAGGGAAAAACTCAGATGAAGAAGCCCCCAAGGCTGCCCAGAAGAAGTTAAAACTTGTGCGCAC TGTTCCATCGAGTGGTTCCACTTTGCCTGTGTGGGGCTGA
- the ING4 gene encoding inhibitor of growth protein 4 isoform X5 translates to MAAGMYLEHYLDSIENLPFELQRNFQLMRDLDQRTEDLKAEIDKLATEYMSSARSLSSEEKLALLKQIQEAYGKCKEFGDDKVQLAMQTYEMVDKHIRRLDTDLARFEADLKEKQIESSDYDSSSSKGKKKGRTQKEKKAARARSKGKNSDEEAPKAAQKKLKLVRTSPEFGMPSVTFGSVHPSDVLDMPVDPNEPTYCLCHQVSYGEMIGCDNPDCSIEWFHFACVGLTTKPRGKWFCPRCSQERKKK, encoded by the exons ATGGCTGCGGGGATGTATTTGGAACATTATCTGGACA GTATCGAAAACCTCCCCTTTGAGTTGCAGAGGAACTTTCAGCTCATGAGGGACCTAGATCAAAGAACAGAAG ACCTGAAGGCTGAAATTGACAAGTTGGCCACTGAGTATATGAGTAGCGCCCGCAGCCTGAGCTCCGAGGAAAAATTGGCCCTTCTCAAACAGATCCAGGAAGCCTATGGCAAGTGCAAGGAATTTGGTGACGACAAGGTGCAGCTTGCCATGCAGACCTATGAGATG GTGGACAAACACATTCGGCGACTGGACACAGACCTGGCCCGTTTTGAGGCTGATCTGAAGGAGAAACAGATTGAGTCAAGTGACTATGACAGCTCCTCCAGCAAAGGCAAAAAGA AAGGCCGGActcaaaaagagaagaaagctgCCCGTGCTCGTTCCAAAGGGAAAAACTCAGATGAAGAAGCCCCCAAGGCTGCCCAGAAGAAGTTAAAACTTGTGCGCAC AAGTCCTGAGTTTGGGATGCCCTCAGTGACCTTTGGCAGTGTCCACCCCTCTGATGTGTTGGATATGCCTGTGGACCCCAATGAGCCCACCTACTGCCTTTGTCACCAGGTCTCCTATGGAGAGATGATTGGCTGTGACAACCCCGAT TGTTCCATCGAGTGGTTCCACTTTGCCTGTGTGGGGCTGACAACCAAGCCTCGAGGGAAATG GTTTTGCCCACGCTGCTCCCAAGAAcggaagaagaaatag
- the ING4 gene encoding inhibitor of growth protein 4 isoform X7, whose amino-acid sequence MAAGMYLEHYLDSIENLPFELQRNFQLMRDLDQRTEDLKAEIDKLATEYMSSARSLSSEEKLALLKQIQEAYGKCKEFGDDKVQLAMQTYEMVDKHIRRLDTDLARFEADLKEKQIESSDYDSSSSKEGRTQKEKKAARARSKGKNSDEEAPKAAQKKLKLVRTSPEFGMPSVTFGSVHPSDVLDMPVDPNEPTYCLCHQVSYGEMIGCDNPDCSIEWFHFACVGLTTKPRGKWFCPRCSQERKKK is encoded by the exons ATGGCTGCGGGGATGTATTTGGAACATTATCTGGACA GTATCGAAAACCTCCCCTTTGAGTTGCAGAGGAACTTTCAGCTCATGAGGGACCTAGATCAAAGAACAGAAG ACCTGAAGGCTGAAATTGACAAGTTGGCCACTGAGTATATGAGTAGCGCCCGCAGCCTGAGCTCCGAGGAAAAATTGGCCCTTCTCAAACAGATCCAGGAAGCCTATGGCAAGTGCAAGGAATTTGGTGACGACAAGGTGCAGCTTGCCATGCAGACCTATGAGATG GTGGACAAACACATTCGGCGACTGGACACAGACCTGGCCCGTTTTGAGGCTGATCTGAAGGAGAAACAGATTGAGTCAAGTGACTATGACAGCTCCTCCAGCAAAG AAGGCCGGActcaaaaagagaagaaagctgCCCGTGCTCGTTCCAAAGGGAAAAACTCAGATGAAGAAGCCCCCAAGGCTGCCCAGAAGAAGTTAAAACTTGTGCGCAC AAGTCCTGAGTTTGGGATGCCCTCAGTGACCTTTGGCAGTGTCCACCCCTCTGATGTGTTGGATATGCCTGTGGACCCCAATGAGCCCACCTACTGCCTTTGTCACCAGGTCTCCTATGGAGAGATGATTGGCTGTGACAACCCCGAT TGTTCCATCGAGTGGTTCCACTTTGCCTGTGTGGGGCTGACAACCAAGCCTCGAGGGAAATG GTTTTGCCCACGCTGCTCCCAAGAAcggaagaagaaatag
- the ING4 gene encoding inhibitor of growth protein 4 isoform X8, giving the protein MAAGMYLEHYLDSIENLPFELQRNFQLMRDLDQRTEDLKAEIDKLATEYMSSARSLSSEEKLALLKQIQEAYGKCKEFGDDKVQLAMQTYEMVDKHIRRLDTDLARFEADLKEKQIESSDYDSSSSKGRTQKEKKAARARSKGKNSDEEAPKAAQKKLKLVRTSPEFGMPSVTFGSVHPSDVLDMPVDPNEPTYCLCHQVSYGEMIGCDNPDCSIEWFHFACVGLTTKPRGKWFCPRCSQERKKK; this is encoded by the exons ATGGCTGCGGGGATGTATTTGGAACATTATCTGGACA GTATCGAAAACCTCCCCTTTGAGTTGCAGAGGAACTTTCAGCTCATGAGGGACCTAGATCAAAGAACAGAAG ACCTGAAGGCTGAAATTGACAAGTTGGCCACTGAGTATATGAGTAGCGCCCGCAGCCTGAGCTCCGAGGAAAAATTGGCCCTTCTCAAACAGATCCAGGAAGCCTATGGCAAGTGCAAGGAATTTGGTGACGACAAGGTGCAGCTTGCCATGCAGACCTATGAGATG GTGGACAAACACATTCGGCGACTGGACACAGACCTGGCCCGTTTTGAGGCTGATCTGAAGGAGAAACAGATTGAGTCAAGTGACTATGACAGCTCCTCCAGCAAAG GCCGGActcaaaaagagaagaaagctgCCCGTGCTCGTTCCAAAGGGAAAAACTCAGATGAAGAAGCCCCCAAGGCTGCCCAGAAGAAGTTAAAACTTGTGCGCAC AAGTCCTGAGTTTGGGATGCCCTCAGTGACCTTTGGCAGTGTCCACCCCTCTGATGTGTTGGATATGCCTGTGGACCCCAATGAGCCCACCTACTGCCTTTGTCACCAGGTCTCCTATGGAGAGATGATTGGCTGTGACAACCCCGAT TGTTCCATCGAGTGGTTCCACTTTGCCTGTGTGGGGCTGACAACCAAGCCTCGAGGGAAATG GTTTTGCCCACGCTGCTCCCAAGAAcggaagaagaaatag
- the ING4 gene encoding inhibitor of growth protein 4 isoform X6 yields MAAGMYLEHYLDSIENLPFELQRNFQLMRDLDQRTEDLKAEIDKLATEYMSSARSLSSEEKLALLKQIQEAYGKCKEFGDDKVQLAMQTYEMVDKHIRRLDTDLARFEADLKEKQIESSDYDSSSSKGKKSRTQKEKKAARARSKGKNSDEEAPKAAQKKLKLVRTSPEFGMPSVTFGSVHPSDVLDMPVDPNEPTYCLCHQVSYGEMIGCDNPDCSIEWFHFACVGLTTKPRGKWFCPRCSQERKKK; encoded by the exons ATGGCTGCGGGGATGTATTTGGAACATTATCTGGACA GTATCGAAAACCTCCCCTTTGAGTTGCAGAGGAACTTTCAGCTCATGAGGGACCTAGATCAAAGAACAGAAG ACCTGAAGGCTGAAATTGACAAGTTGGCCACTGAGTATATGAGTAGCGCCCGCAGCCTGAGCTCCGAGGAAAAATTGGCCCTTCTCAAACAGATCCAGGAAGCCTATGGCAAGTGCAAGGAATTTGGTGACGACAAGGTGCAGCTTGCCATGCAGACCTATGAGATG GTGGACAAACACATTCGGCGACTGGACACAGACCTGGCCCGTTTTGAGGCTGATCTGAAGGAGAAACAGATTGAGTCAAGTGACTATGACAGCTCCTCCAGCAAAGGCAAAAAGA GCCGGActcaaaaagagaagaaagctgCCCGTGCTCGTTCCAAAGGGAAAAACTCAGATGAAGAAGCCCCCAAGGCTGCCCAGAAGAAGTTAAAACTTGTGCGCAC AAGTCCTGAGTTTGGGATGCCCTCAGTGACCTTTGGCAGTGTCCACCCCTCTGATGTGTTGGATATGCCTGTGGACCCCAATGAGCCCACCTACTGCCTTTGTCACCAGGTCTCCTATGGAGAGATGATTGGCTGTGACAACCCCGAT TGTTCCATCGAGTGGTTCCACTTTGCCTGTGTGGGGCTGACAACCAAGCCTCGAGGGAAATG GTTTTGCCCACGCTGCTCCCAAGAAcggaagaagaaatag
- the ING4 gene encoding inhibitor of growth protein 4 isoform X9, giving the protein MRDLDQRTEDLKAEIDKLATEYMSSARSLSSEEKLALLKQIQEAYGKCKEFGDDKVQLAMQTYEMVDKHIRRLDTDLARFEADLKEKQIESSDYDSSSSKGKKKGRTQKEKKAARARSKGKNSDEEAPKAAQKKLKLVRTSPEFGMPSVTFGSVHPSDVLDMPVDPNEPTYCLCHQVSYGEMIGCDNPDVRTSLPQEGVLGEHCSIEWFHFACVGLTTKPRGKWFCPRCSQERKKK; this is encoded by the exons ATGAGGGACCTAGATCAAAGAACAGAAG ACCTGAAGGCTGAAATTGACAAGTTGGCCACTGAGTATATGAGTAGCGCCCGCAGCCTGAGCTCCGAGGAAAAATTGGCCCTTCTCAAACAGATCCAGGAAGCCTATGGCAAGTGCAAGGAATTTGGTGACGACAAGGTGCAGCTTGCCATGCAGACCTATGAGATG GTGGACAAACACATTCGGCGACTGGACACAGACCTGGCCCGTTTTGAGGCTGATCTGAAGGAGAAACAGATTGAGTCAAGTGACTATGACAGCTCCTCCAGCAAAGGCAAAAAGA AAGGCCGGActcaaaaagagaagaaagctgCCCGTGCTCGTTCCAAAGGGAAAAACTCAGATGAAGAAGCCCCCAAGGCTGCCCAGAAGAAGTTAAAACTTGTGCGCAC AAGTCCTGAGTTTGGGATGCCCTCAGTGACCTTTGGCAGTGTCCACCCCTCTGATGTGTTGGATATGCCTGTGGACCCCAATGAGCCCACCTACTGCCTTTGTCACCAGGTCTCCTATGGAGAGATGATTGGCTGTGACAACCCCGATGTGAGAACCAGTTTGCCTCAGGAAGGGGTTCTTGGGGAGCAT TGTTCCATCGAGTGGTTCCACTTTGCCTGTGTGGGGCTGACAACCAAGCCTCGAGGGAAATG GTTTTGCCCACGCTGCTCCCAAGAAcggaagaagaaatag
- the ING4 gene encoding inhibitor of growth protein 4 isoform X10: MSSARSLSSEEKLALLKQIQEAYGKCKEFGDDKVQLAMQTYEMVDKHIRRLDTDLARFEADLKEKQIESSDYDSSSSKGKKKGRTQKEKKAARARSKGKNSDEEAPKAAQKKLKLVRTSPEFGMPSVTFGSVHPSDVLDMPVDPNEPTYCLCHQVSYGEMIGCDNPDVRTSLPQEGVLGEHCSIEWFHFACVGLTTKPRGKWFCPRCSQERKKK; this comes from the exons ATGAGTAGCGCCCGCAGCCTGAGCTCCGAGGAAAAATTGGCCCTTCTCAAACAGATCCAGGAAGCCTATGGCAAGTGCAAGGAATTTGGTGACGACAAGGTGCAGCTTGCCATGCAGACCTATGAGATG GTGGACAAACACATTCGGCGACTGGACACAGACCTGGCCCGTTTTGAGGCTGATCTGAAGGAGAAACAGATTGAGTCAAGTGACTATGACAGCTCCTCCAGCAAAGGCAAAAAGA AAGGCCGGActcaaaaagagaagaaagctgCCCGTGCTCGTTCCAAAGGGAAAAACTCAGATGAAGAAGCCCCCAAGGCTGCCCAGAAGAAGTTAAAACTTGTGCGCAC AAGTCCTGAGTTTGGGATGCCCTCAGTGACCTTTGGCAGTGTCCACCCCTCTGATGTGTTGGATATGCCTGTGGACCCCAATGAGCCCACCTACTGCCTTTGTCACCAGGTCTCCTATGGAGAGATGATTGGCTGTGACAACCCCGATGTGAGAACCAGTTTGCCTCAGGAAGGGGTTCTTGGGGAGCAT TGTTCCATCGAGTGGTTCCACTTTGCCTGTGTGGGGCTGACAACCAAGCCTCGAGGGAAATG GTTTTGCCCACGCTGCTCCCAAGAAcggaagaagaaatag
- the LOC119541938 gene encoding acrosin-binding protein, with amino-acid sequence MRKLAAGFLLALLKVLLLLPAPAPAQDSASISTPGSPLSPTEYERFFALLTPTWKAETTCRLRATHGCRNPTLVQLDQYENHGLVPDGAVCSDLPYASWFESFCQFTQYRCSNHIYYAKRVRCSQPVSILSPSTFKEIDSSGKVLPTTMTSAMAPHVTATERQIFQPWPDRLNNNVEELLQSSLSLGGQEQGPEHKLEHKQEEGQEHKQEEGQEQEKQEEEQEEEGKEEGQGTEEGLDSLSGLQTDPESNFQVESLSSNPSSFTARVREVESTPMMIENIQELIHSAQELDEINDMFDEESYWKSQSSGSLLELPHMEALLILCYSIVENSCSMNPTAKAWQHFEEEVLGFGKSVCDSLGRRHVLSCPYCDFCSLKLEQCYSESNLQRQRCDSSHRTNFLSPLLLSQTSSIGTQMSPMRSGRFYGLDLYGGLRIDFWCGRLATKGCEDSRVASWLQAEFLSFQDGDFPTKICDTDFVQYPNYCSFKSQQCLMRSQERKVSRMRCLQNETYHVITLSKSEELVLRWNQEFSSLTLGQAG; translated from the exons ATGAGGAAGCTAGCTGCTGGCTTCCTTCTCGCACTCCTCAAGG TGCTGCTCCTGCTTCCCGCACCTGCCCCAGCTCAGGATTCGGCCTCGATCTCCACTCCAGGCAGCCCTCTCTCTCCCACCGAGTATGAACGTTTCTTCGCACTGCTGACCCCAACCTGGAAGGCAGAGACTACCTGCCGTCTCCGTGCAACCCATGGCTGCCGGAACCCCACACTCGTCCAGCTGGACCAGTATGAAAACCACGGCTTGGTGCCCGATG GTGCTGTCTGCTCCGACCTCCCTTATGCTTCCTGGTTTGAGTCCTTCTGCCAGTTTACTCAGTACCGTTGTTCCAACCACATCTACTATGCCAAG AGAGTCCGATGTTCCCAGCCGGTCTCAATCCTCTCGCCTAGCACTTTCAAGGAGATTGACTCATCAGGCAAAGTATTGCCCACCACGATGACCTCTGCCATGGCTCCCCATGTCACAG CCACAGAGCGACAGATCTTCCAGCCCTGGCCCGACAGGCTGAACAATAATGTGGAGGAGCTGCTGCAGTCCTCCTTGTCCCTGGGAGGTCAGGAGCAAGGACCGGAGCACAAGCTGGAGCACAagcaggaggaggggcaagaaCACAAGCAGGAGGAGGGGCAGGAGCAAGAAAAGCAGGAGGAGGAgcaagaagaagagggaaaggaggaaggacaGGGGACAGAGGAGGGACTGGATTCCTTGTCTGGGCTGCAGACAGACCCAGAGTCCAATTTTCAGGTTGAATCTTTGTCTTCCAACCCTTCCTCCTTCACCGCCCGGGTGCGGGAAGTAGAGTCTACCCCGATGATGATAGAGAACATCCAGGAACTCATTCATTCAGCTCAAGAATTGGATGAAATTAATGACATGTTTGATGAGGAATCCTACTGGAAAAGCCAAAGCAGTGGCAG CCTCCTGGAGCTGCCGCACATGGAGGCCTTGCTGATCCTGTGCTATTCGATTGTGGAGAACAGCTGCTCCATGAACCCCACTGCCAAGGCCTGGCAGCACTTTGAGGAGGAGGTCCTTGGCTTCGGGAAGTCG GTCTGTGACAGCCTCGGGAGGAGACACGTGCTTTCCTGTCCCTACTGTGACTTCTGCTCCCTGAAGCTGGAGCAGTGCTATTCGGAGTCCAACCTGCAGCGGCAGCGTTGCGACAGCAGCCACAGGACAAACTTCCTCAGCCCCTTGCTCCTGTCCCAGACTTCCTCCATCGGCACCCAG ATGAGTCCTATGAGGTCGGGCCGCTTTTACGGGTTGGATCTCTACGGCGGGCTCCGCATAGACTTCTGGTGTGGCCGGCTCGCCACAAAGGGCTGTGAAGATTCCCGAGTCGCCAGCTGGCTCCAGGCTGAGTTCCTCAGCTTCCAGGATGGGGACTTCCCCACCAAG ATTTGTGACACCGACTTTGTCCAGTACCCGAACTACTGTTCCTTCAAAAGCCAGCAGTGTCTGATGAGAAGCCAAGAACGGAAG GTGTCCCGCATGAGGTGTCTGCAGAACGAGACTTACCATGTGATAACCCTGAGCAAAAGCGAGGAGTTGGTGCTTCGTTGGAACCAGGAGTTTAGCAGCCTGACTCTAGGCCAAGCCGGATGA